A window of the Phragmites australis chromosome 20, lpPhrAust1.1, whole genome shotgun sequence genome harbors these coding sequences:
- the LOC133902532 gene encoding uncharacterized protein LOC133902532 isoform X1: protein MEPSSYSSPAARRLAPEVRRVRKRALEAALEQVQRAIETLRDADADLGGSLSGDAAAEGRPESEDGTGGGGDDRDGAGTSSVASEPDYETAQLYDLLKSKVESLEFLQKLDGIQKSVYQNGAVEPDTSWDIIKAVDLWENGGPDDEYVLVNQEDVIDGITSFMAAYLLSLKKTKELSPDQLQKALQKTFSAQKRKSKIRKAWDGTKVIYNVASWGATAVGVYNNRALLAVATTAIRTSCRVISKFL from the exons ATGGAGCCCTCTTCCTATTcctcgccggcggcgcggcggctggCGCCGGAGGTGAGGAGGGTGCGGAAGCGGGCGCTGGAGGCGGCGCTGGAGCAGGTCCAGCGGGCGATCGAAACGCTgcgcgacgccgacgccgatcTCGGCGGGTCTCTCTCGGGTGACGCCGCCGCGGAGGGGCGACCGGAGAGCGAGGACGGCACGGGTGGCGGCGGGGATGATAGGGATGGCGCGGGGACGTCGTCGGTGGCGAGTGAGCCCGACTACGAGACGGCccag CTCTATGACCTTCTTAAATCTAAGGTAGAATCACTCGAGTTTCTTCAAAAGCTCGATGGCATTCAGAAGTCAGTATATCAAAATGGTGCAG TTGAACCAGATACATCATGGGATATAATAAAGGCAGTGGACTTGTGGGAAAATGGTGGTCCAGATGATGAATATGTTCTTGTTAATCAGGAGGATGTGATTGATGGGATTACTTCCTTTATGGCCGCATACTTGTTATCGCTTAAAAAAACCAAG GAACTGTCTCCTGATCAACTTCAGAAAG CGCTTCAGAAGACATTTTCAGCTCAAAAGAGGAAAAGTAAAATTCGGAAGGCATGGGATGGAACAAAAGTCATTTATAACGTTGCTTCATGGGGTGCCACAGCTGTTGG GGTCTACAATAATCGAGCATTACTTGCGGTAGCGACTACGGCCATTCGGACATCCTGCCGTGTGATCTCCAAATTCCTGTGA
- the LOC133902532 gene encoding uncharacterized protein LOC133902532 isoform X2, which produces MEPSSYSSPAARRLAPEVRRVRKRALEAALEQVQRAIETLRDADADLGGSLSGDAAAEGRPESEDGTGGGGDDRDGAGTSSVASEPDYETAQLYDLLKSKVESLEFLQKLDGIQKSVYQNGADTSWDIIKAVDLWENGGPDDEYVLVNQEDVIDGITSFMAAYLLSLKKTKELSPDQLQKALQKTFSAQKRKSKIRKAWDGTKVIYNVASWGATAVGVYNNRALLAVATTAIRTSCRVISKFL; this is translated from the exons ATGGAGCCCTCTTCCTATTcctcgccggcggcgcggcggctggCGCCGGAGGTGAGGAGGGTGCGGAAGCGGGCGCTGGAGGCGGCGCTGGAGCAGGTCCAGCGGGCGATCGAAACGCTgcgcgacgccgacgccgatcTCGGCGGGTCTCTCTCGGGTGACGCCGCCGCGGAGGGGCGACCGGAGAGCGAGGACGGCACGGGTGGCGGCGGGGATGATAGGGATGGCGCGGGGACGTCGTCGGTGGCGAGTGAGCCCGACTACGAGACGGCccag CTCTATGACCTTCTTAAATCTAAGGTAGAATCACTCGAGTTTCTTCAAAAGCTCGATGGCATTCAGAAGTCAGTATATCAAAATGGTGCAG ATACATCATGGGATATAATAAAGGCAGTGGACTTGTGGGAAAATGGTGGTCCAGATGATGAATATGTTCTTGTTAATCAGGAGGATGTGATTGATGGGATTACTTCCTTTATGGCCGCATACTTGTTATCGCTTAAAAAAACCAAG GAACTGTCTCCTGATCAACTTCAGAAAG CGCTTCAGAAGACATTTTCAGCTCAAAAGAGGAAAAGTAAAATTCGGAAGGCATGGGATGGAACAAAAGTCATTTATAACGTTGCTTCATGGGGTGCCACAGCTGTTGG GGTCTACAATAATCGAGCATTACTTGCGGTAGCGACTACGGCCATTCGGACATCCTGCCGTGTGATCTCCAAATTCCTGTGA